In the genome of [Limnothrix rosea] IAM M-220, one region contains:
- a CDS encoding allophycocyanin, producing MSIVTKSIVNADAEARYLSPGELDRIKSFVTSGESRLRIAETLTGSRERIIKSAGDALFQKRPDVVSPGGNAYGEEMTATCLRDMDYYLRLITYGVVAGDVTPIEEIGLVGVREMYKSLGTPIDAVAQAVREMKSVATGMMSGDDAAEAGTYFDYVIGAMQ from the coding sequence ATGAGTATCGTCACGAAATCCATCGTGAACGCCGACGCTGAAGCTCGTTACCTCAGCCCTGGTGAACTCGATCGCATCAAATCTTTTGTTACTTCTGGTGAAAGCCGTCTCCGCATTGCAGAGACCCTCACTGGTTCTCGCGAGCGCATCATCAAATCCGCTGGCGATGCACTTTTCCAGAAGCGTCCCGACGTTGTTTCTCCCGGCGGTAATGCATACGGTGAAGAAATGACTGCAACTTGTCTTCGTGACATGGACTACTACCTCCGCCTCATCACCTATGGTGTTGTTGCTGGTGATGTTACTCCTATCGAAGAAATTGGTCTCGTCGGTGTGCGCGAGATGTACAAGTCCCTCGGTACTCCCATCGACGCAGTTGCTCAAGCTGTACGTGAGATGAAGTCCGTTGCAACTGGCATGATGTCTGGTGATGATGCAGCAGAAGCTGGCACTTACTTTGACTATGTCATCGGAGCAATGCAGTAA
- a CDS encoding phycobilisome linker polypeptide produces the protein MRMFKVTACVPSQTRIRTQRELQNTYFTKLVPYDNWFREQQRIMKMGGKIVKVELATGKPGANTGLA, from the coding sequence ATGCGGATGTTTAAAGTAACGGCTTGTGTTCCAAGCCAAACCCGAATTCGGACTCAGCGTGAGTTGCAAAATACTTATTTCACAAAGCTTGTGCCCTATGACAACTGGTTTCGTGAGCAACAGCGCATCATGAAAATGGGCGGCAAAATTGTCAAAGTTGAACTGGCAACTGGTAAGCCGGGTGCGAATACTGGCCTCGCTTAA
- the apcB gene encoding allophycocyanin subunit beta produces MQDAITSVINSADVQGKYLDGSAMEKLKSYFTTGSLRVRAASVISANAAAIVKEAVAKSLLYSDVTRPGGNMYTTRRYAACIRDLDYYLRYSTYAMLAGDPSILDERVLNGLKETYNSLGVPVGSTVQAIQAMKEVTAGLVGADAGREMGVYFDYICSGLS; encoded by the coding sequence ATGCAAGACGCAATTACTTCTGTAATCAACTCTGCTGACGTCCAAGGTAAGTACCTTGATGGCTCAGCAATGGAAAAGCTCAAGTCCTACTTCACGACCGGTTCTCTCCGTGTACGTGCAGCTAGTGTAATCAGTGCAAACGCTGCAGCAATCGTTAAAGAAGCTGTCGCAAAGTCCCTTCTTTACTCCGACGTAACTCGTCCTGGTGGCAACATGTACACCACTCGCCGTTACGCTGCATGTATTCGTGACCTCGATTACTATCTCCGCTATTCCACTTACGCCATGCTCGCTGGTGATCCTTCCATCCTCGATGAGCGCGTTCTCAACGGTTTGAAAGAAACTTACAACTCCCTCGGTGTACCCGTCGGCTCTACCGTTCAAGCAATCCAAGCAATGAAAGAAGTCACTGCTGGTCTTGTTGGTGCTGATGCTGGTCGCGAAATGGGCGTTTACTTTGACTACATCTGCTCTGGCTTAAGCTAA